The region CTCCAGCAGTCCCACCGGCCGACCATAGGCGTCGACGACCGGCAGGATCAGCAGGTCCGGCTCGCTACGGAACCGGTCATAGACATGCTTGCCCAGCTCGCCCGGACCGACCGGCTGGGCCGGTTCAGCGATGTCGCGCAACGTCGCCATAAGGAACACGCTCTGGAATTCAGATGGCGTGCAAGAAGCCGCATCGCAGCTAACGACTCGCTAATCGAAAGCCGAAAACCCCTTATTTCACAAAGGTTTCGCAATAACGTTGCAATGAATAACCGTGGTTATTCATGACTTGTGCCGAAACGATCCGGACCTGTTCTCAAGATTGTATCAGGCTAGGCCACGCTTGGCCTTGAAACCCTTTAAGGACTTCACCGCATAGCCGGTCGCCAGAGGCCAGGCGTCGTCTCCGATATGTTCGGGATCAAGCGCGGCCTTGGCGTCCTGCGCCCAGTTGGGGTTCTCCAGCATGGCGCGGCCCAGAGCGACGATGTCGGCCTGACCGTCGGCGATGATCGCCTCGGCTTCCTGCGGCTGGGTGATGAGGCCCACGGCCATGGTGGCGATCCCGGCGTCGCGGCGCACGGCCTCGGCATAGGGCGTCTGGTACAGCGGCGCCGGGCGGTTGGCCGTCTCCATCGACGGCGTCAGCCCGCCGGAGGAGCTGTCGATGACATCAACGCCCCGCGCCTTGAGCTCGCCGGCCAGGACCACGCTGTCCTCCAGCGACCAGCCGCCCGGCGTACCGTCCACGGTGGACAGGCGCACGAACAGCGGCTTGTCGTCGGGCCACACGGCGCGGACGGCCTCGACGGTCTCCAGCAGGAACCGCGTGCGGCCCTGGAAGTCGCCGCCGTACTGGTCGCTGCGGTGGTTGGAGATCGGCGACAGGAATTCGGTCAGCAGGTAGCCGTGAGCGCCATGGATCTCCAGCACCTCGAACCCGGCGGCCAGGGCGCGCTTGGCGCTGTCCACGAACTTGGCGGTCAGGCCATGGATTTCCTCGACCGTCAGCGCGCGAGGCGTGTGATAGCCGTCGGCGAAGGGAATGGCGCTGGGGGCGACGGTCTGCCAGGCGGATTCGCCCGGCCTGGCGTTCTCGGTCGTGATCGGATGGCCGCCCTCGAAGGGGCGGTGGGTGCTGGCCTTGCGGCCGGCGTGGCCGATCTGGATGGCCGGAACCGCGCCCTGGCTCTTGAGGAAGGCGGCGATCCGGGCGAGTCGCCCCTGTTGCTCGTCGTTCCACAGCCCAAGGTCGCCGTGGGTGATGCGGCCTTCCGCTTCCACGGCGGTAGCTTCGACCATCACCAGACCGGCGCCGCCGATGGCGAAGCGGCCCAGATGCACGAAATGCCAGTCGTTGGGCACGCCGTCCGTCGCCGAGTACTGACACATCGGGGACACCGCGATGCGGTTCTTCAGCGTTACCCCGCGAAGGGTCAGGGGCGTGAACAGAGCAGGCGTGGTCATAGGCAACGGTTCCGGTTTCGGTTGCCGTTTAGCTATGCGCTTTCCGCTTCAGATGAAGGGGCCGAGGGCCGCAGAAATTCTGAGGTCTAGGCCAGACCCTTGCGGCCGATGGCGTAGAAGCGGTCGGCCCGCTGCTTGCGCAGTTCGTCCGGCGACAGGGCGGACAGGGCGTTCAACTCTTCCTCCACCGCGTCGCCCACGGCCTTGATCGCCGCGGCCGGGTCCGAATGGGCTCCGCCGGCCGGCTCATCCACGATGCGGTCGACGATGCCCAGCTTGATCAGGTCCTGGGCGGTGATCTTCATCTGCTCGGCGGCGTCCTTGGCCCGGGCGCCATCGCGCCACAGGATCGAGGCCGCGCCTTCAGGGCTGATCACCGAATAGATCGAGTGCTCCAGAATCAGCACGCGGTTGGCGCCGGCGATGGCGATGGCCCCGCCCGAACCGCCTTCACCCACGATGGTGGCGATCATCGGCGTGCCCAGGGTCAGGCAGCGCTCGGTGGACCGGGCGATGGCTTCCGACTGGCCGCGCTCCTCGGCCCCGATGCCCGGATAGGCGCCGGCGGTGTCGACGAAGCTGATGACCGGCAGGTTGAAGCGCTCGGCCATGTCCATCAGGCGCACCGCCTTGCGATAGCCTTCGGGGCGGGCCATGCCGAAGTTGTGCTTCAGGCGGGTGGTGGTGTCGTGGCCCTTCTCATGGCCCATGACGACCACGGGCACGCCCCGGAAACGCCCGAGGCCGCCCACGATGGCCTGATCGTCGGCGAACTTGCGGTCGCCGCGCAGCTCGACGAACTCGTCGATCAGGGCGCCGACATAGTCCACGAAGTGCGGGCGTTGCGGGTGGCGCGCGACCTGGGTCTTCTGCCAGGCGTTCAGGCCCGCATAGGCCTCGGCTCGCAGCTTGCCGGCGCGGGTGCGCAGGGCCTCGATCTCGGCGTCGAACGCGCCAGGACCAGCCGTCTCGGACAGTCGGGAAAGTTCTTCGATCTTGGATTCGAGCTCGGCGATGGGCCGTTCGAATTCGAGATAATGCGCAGCCATGAGGTATTGAACGCTTCCGCCCCGGAAAGGCGCCGAACCTAGGGCTGTGAGGGCTTGGGAGCAAGCGGTCCGGCTTCACGCCTGCGTCAGCTTGGCTTGAGCCCCTTGCCCAGGGCGTGGAAGATCAGTCCGCGCACGGCCGCCTCATCCTCCTGCGGCAGCTTCCCAGCCAGGCGCAGGCTCATCACCCCATGCATGGCTGCCCAGAACGCCAGGCCGATCTGGTACGGGTCGCCCGCCACCACGCCCTCATCCACCAGCCCCTGGACATAGGCGGTCATGGTGGCGCGCGATCGCTCCACCGCCGCGACCAGTTCGGGATAGTCCGCCTCGTTGAGCTGGGCGATGTCGACCATCAGGCGATAGGCCTGGGGACTTTCGGTGGCGAACTGCATGTAGGCGGCGGCCACCGCTTGGGATTTGACGCGCGCATCGCCTGTCGTGCCCGCATAAGCCGCCTCCATGGCCGAGGCGAAGCGCTCGAAGGCGCTGGTCCGCACGGCGGCCAGGATCTCGTCCTTGTCCTTGAAGTAGCGATAGGGGGTCATGGCGCTGACACCCAGCTCCGCCGCCACCTGGCGCAGGGTCACCCCCTCCGCGCCCCGCTCGGCGAACAGCCGCTCCGCCACGGCGCACAAGCGCTCGCGGAAGTCGGAGATTTCAGCCGTGGAGAGGACGCGGGGCATTCCCGCTGATTTACACCATAAATCAGCGGGAAGCTAAATCAGACCAGCGCGCCGTGGCAGTGCTTGAACTTCTTGTTCGAGCCGCAGGGGCAGGGCGCATTGCGGCTGGTGCGGTCCCAGCCTTCCGGCAGGGCGCTGACCGGCAGGGCCTCGCGGGCCTGACTGTCGCCCGGCGCGCCGCCGAACATGGCCGCGGCGCGTTCGTTCTCGCCGGTGTTCGGGTCCATGTGGACCTCGATCAGACCCGACGGGGTCGGCTCCGGCGTCGGGTCGGCCATCTGGATCTCGACCGTCATCAGCCAGCGGGTGGTGTTGGTGCGCAGGTCGATCAGCAGCTTCTCGAACAGCGAGAAGGCCTCGGTCTTGTATTCATTCAGCGGGTCGCGCTGGGCGTAGCCGCGCAGGCCGATGACATTGCGCAGGTGGTCCAGGTGCATCAGGTGCTCGCGCCACTGAAGATCGACCATCTGCAACAGGAAGTTCTTCTCGATCTGGCGGGTCTGCTCGGGGCTTAGCAGGGTCTCGCGCTCGGCGGCCCGGGCGTTGACCGCCGCGGCCAGACGCTCGCGGATCTCTTCGTTGGCGATGCCTTCTTCGGCCGCCCAGTCCTTCAGCGGCAGCTTCATGCCGAAGATGTGGTCGACGCGCTCTTCCAGGCCGTCGATGTCCCACTGCTCGGCATAGGCCTTGGGCGGCAGGTGACGGGCGATCAGGTCGTCGATCACGTCCTCGCGCATTTCAGCGACGATCTCGGACAGATCGGAGGCCTCCATGAACTCCTGGCGCTGCTCGAACACGGCCTTGCGCTGGTCGTTGACGACGTCGTCGTACTTCAGGAGGTTCTTGCGGATCTCGTAGTTGCGCTGCTCGACCTTCTTCTGGGCGGTGGCGATGGCGCGGTTCAGCCAGGGGTGGGTGATGGCCTCACCCTCCTGAACGCCGAAAGTGCGCATGATCGCGTCCAGACGGTCGCCGGCGAAGATGCGCAGCAGGTCGTCCTCGCAGGACAGGAAGAACTTCGAGGTGCCCGGGTCGCCCTGACGGCCGGTACGGCCGCGAAGCTGGTTGTCGATGCGGCGGCTCTCGTGGCGCTCGGTGCCCAGGACGTACAGGCCGCCGGCTTCCAGCGCCTTGATCTTCAGGTCCTTGATCTCGGTCTCGATCTCGGCGCGGCGCTCTTTTTCACGCTCGGCGCTGACCTCGATGCCCAGGCCGGCCTGCTCTTCGCGCCAGGCGGCCAGCTTCATGTCGACGTTGCCGCCCAGCTGGATGTCGGTGCCGCGGCCGGCCATGTTGGTGGCGATGGTCACCGCGCCAGGAACGCCGGCGTCCGCCACGATCAGGGCTTCCTGTTCGTGGTAGCGCGCGTTCAGCACGTTGTGCGGGATGCCCTTGGTCGTCTTGCCATCGACTTCGAAGCTGTGCTTGTTCATCAGCTCCGAGAGCAGCTCGGACTTCTCGATCGAGGCGGTGCCCACCAGGATCGGCTGGCCGCGGACGTAGCAGTCCTCGACCTGCTTGAGGATGGCGGCGTTCTTCTCGGCTTCGGTACGATAGACCTCGTCGTCGAAGTCGATGCGCTTGATCGGCCGGTTGGTCGGGATTTCCGACACGTCCATCTTGTAGATGTCGCCGAATTCCTGGGCCTCGGTGGCCGCGGTGCCGGTCATGCCCGACAGCTTGGAATAGAGGCGGAAGTAGTTCTGGATCGTCACCGAGGCCAGGGTCTGGTTCTCGGGCTGGATGTCGGCGCCTTCCTTGGCCTCGATGGCCTGGTGCAGGCCTTCGGACAGGCGGCGGCCGGACATCATGCGGCCGGTGAACTCGTCGATCAGGACCACTTCGCCGCCCTTGACGATGTAATCCTTGTCGCGCGTGTACAGGACGTTGGCGCGCAGGGCCTGGTTTACGTGGTGGACCAGCGAGACGTTGGCCGCGTCATAGAGGCCGGCCGTGTCCTCGGCCAGGTGCCCGCCCTCGGTCAGCATCTCCTCGATGCGCTCCTGGCCCTCCTCGGTGAGGATGACCTGGCGCTGCTTCTCGTCGTGATCGAAGGTCGTGGTGTCCTTGATCAGCTCTTTCACGAGCGCGTCGATGATCTTGTAGAGCTCGCTGCGGTCCTCGGTTGGGCCCGAGATGATCAGCGGCGTGCGGGCCTCGTCGATCAGGATGGAGTCGACTTCGTCGACGATCGCGAAGTTGTGGCCGCGCTGGACCATCTCGCGCACGTCATAGACGAGGTTGTCGCGCAGATAGTCGAAGCCGAACTCGTTGTTGGTGCCGTAGGTTATGTCGCAGCGATAGGCCGCTTGACGCTGGCCCTGGCTCAGGCCGTTGACGATCACGCCCACCGACAGGCCCAGGAACTTATAGACACGGCCCATCCAGTCGCTGTCGCGGCTGGCCAGGTAGTCGTTGACGGTGATGACGTGGACGCCCTTGCCGCTCAGGGCGTTCAGATAGACGGGCAGGGTGCCGACCAGGGTCTTGCCTTCGCCGGTCCGCATTTCGGCGATGCCGCCGCCATGCAGGACCATGCCGCCGACCATCTGCACGTCGAAATGCCGCAGGCCGATAGCGCGCTTGGCCGCTTCACGGACCGCCGCGAAGGCTTCCGGCAGCAGGGCGTCCAGGGACTCGCCCTTCTCGTGACGCGCCCGGAACTCGGCGGTCTTGCCCGCCAGTTCGGCGTCGCTGAGGGCCTCGAACTGCGGCTCGAGCGCGTTGATCTTGGCGACACGGGCCTGATAGCCCTTCACCTTGCGTTCGTTGGAGGAGCCGAAAAGCTTTTTGGCGAAGCCGAGCATGCGGGGGAATGTTCCGTGAAAATCGGTGGGAGCGAGGCGGCCGGCCCTTGGAACCGCTGGAAAATCCGCCTCGTTCAGCGCGCCGGAGACTTAAGCAGCGGTCCACCCAGTGTCAACGCGAGCGGGGCATTCTAACCGTTGACCATGGGCCCTGCCCCGCGCCAAAGACGCTGAATGCGCCATATCGTTCCCGTCGCCCTCGCTGCGATCCTGTCCGCCGGTTCCGCCCAGGCCCAAGTCCTCACGCCCGAGCGCGTCTTCGCCGATCCGGACCTCAATGGTCCAAAGGCCTTGGGCGTGGCCCTGTCGCCGGACGGCAAGCGCGTCACCTATCGCAAGGCCAAGGTCGAGGATCAGAAGGTCACCGACCTGTGGGCAGTGGATGTAAAGGGCGGCGAGCCCTATCGCCTGGTGGACGCCCGCGCCCTGTCACCTGAGGGCAAGACCCTGTCAGAAGCAGAGGTCGCCCGCCGCGAGCGCATGCGCATCGCCCAGACCGGCGTCGTCGAATACCACTGGGACGAACAGGGCCGCTTCATCCTGGTTCCCGTGGACGGCGACCTGTTCCTGGCCGAGGCGGCTGGCGGTCAGGTCCGACGCCTTACCCAGACCGGTGGCGACGAGGTGGACGGCAAGGTCTCGCCCAAGGGGACCTACGTCTCCTTCGTCCGCGAGCAGAACCTCTATGTCATGCCCCTGGCCGGCGGGGCCGAGCGCGCCCTGACCACGGACGGCAAGGACACCGTCGCCTGGGCCACGGCCGAATTCATCGCTCAGGAGGAGATGGACCGCGACACCGGCTACTGGTGGTCGCCGGACGAGACGAAGATCGCCCTGACCCGCGTGGATGAAAGCGGCGTGGACGTGGTGCCCCGTCTGGACATCGGCGCGTCGGGCGCGACCTCGGTGGCCCAGCGCTATCCGCGCGCCGGCCGGCCCAACGCCGTGGTCGAGGTGTATGTCCACGACCTGGCCAGCGGCGAGAAGGTCAAGGTCGATCTGGGCGCCGACACGGACATCTATGTCGCCCGGGTGAACTGGTCCAAGGATGGCAAGACGCTCTACGTCCAGCGCCAGACCCGCGATCAGCAGCGCCTGGACTTGCTGGCGGTCGATCCGGCCACGGGCGCGGCCCGGGTGATCCTGACCGAGACATCGCCCCACTGGGTCGAACTGACCGACGACTTCAAGCCGCTCAAGGACGGCTCATTTCTGTGGTCGTCGGAAAAGTCCGGCTTCCGCCACCTGTACCTGCACGCCGCCGACGGTCGCCTGATCCGTCAGGTGACCAAGGGCGAATGGCCCATGGACGCGCTGGAGGGCGTGGACGAGGCCAAGGGCCTGGCCCTGTTCTCGGCCTCCATCGACACGCCGCTGGAGCGCCGTCTCTATTCGATCAGCTACAAGTCACCCGCCGCGCCCAAGGCCCTGACCCCCGCCGGCGGGTGGTGGACGGTCGACGTGGCCGACAAGGGCGGCGCCTTCACCGGGACCTATTCGGACCCCGCCACCCCGCCGCGCACCGCGCTTTACGATGCGACGGGCAAGCGCGTGCGCTGGATCGAGGAGAACCGCCTCGACGCCAGCCACCCCTACGCGCCCTATGTCGCCAGCCATCGCGCCCCGACCTTCGGCACGATCAAGGCCGCCGACGGTCAGGACCTCTATTACGGCCTGACCACCCCGCCGAACTTCGACCCGTCCAAGAAGTATCCCGTCGTGGTTCTGGTCTATGGCGGCCCCACCAGCCAGACAGTGGCCAGGAAGTGGTACGAGCCGCGCGAGCGTTTGTTCCTCGACGCCGGCTATGTGGTCTTCCGTCTGGATAACCGGGGCTCGGTGAACCGCTCGGTGGCCTTCAAGACCGCTCTGGACCGCAAGCTGGGCACGGTGGAGGTGGCCGACCAGGTCGCCGGCGCGAACTTCCTCAAGACCCTGCCTTATGTGGACCCCGCCCGGATCGGCGTCGTGGGCTGGTCCTACGGCGGCTACATGTCCCTGATGCTGCTGACCGAGCCCAATTCCGGCTTCACGGCTGGGATCAGCGGCGCGCCGCCCACCGACTGGTCCCTGTACGACACTCACTACACCGAGCGTTTCATGGGCACGCCCCAGGGCAACGTCGCCGGCTACAAGGCCTCGGAAGTCGGACCGCGCCTGAAGAACCTGTCGGGCGACCTGTTGCTGGTCCACGGCATGAGCGACGATAACGTCATCTTCGAGAACGCCACCCGCGTGATGGCCCAGATGCAGGCCGCGGCCCAACCGTTCGAGACGATGCTGTACCCCGGCGAACGCCACAGCGTGGTGCGAAGCCCATCCAAGGGCCTGCACGTCTGGAAGACGTATCTGGATTTCCTGGGGCGTAAGCTGAAGCCGGGGACGTAGGGTTTCCAACCTCGTCTTCGCCCGACTTGTTCGGGCGACCCATGCCGTGACATCACCGCCGCGCAAGCGGAACGGATAGGGCATGGATGCCCCGGACGAGCCGGGGCAAGACGGAGTGGGGGCATATGATGCTGGCGCCCGTCGGCGACTGGCGTTACGGAGCCTTGAAGCAGCAAGGAGTCCCTCATGACCTTGGCCGCAAGACGCCCCGCCTTTCTGATCGTCGCCCTGTTGGCGGCGTGCCTGACCTTGGCCGCCTGCGGGCGCACGCCGGGGACCGAAAAGCCGCCGGAGCCGGGGGACGAGATCGTCGCCCGCGTCGACAGCCGTCCGGTCTGGACCAGCGACGTCAAGCGCGAAGCCGTGGCCCAGGGCCTGATCGGCGAGGGCGACCCCCTCGATCCGTCGTCGGACCTGTTCCGCCGGGTGCTGGACGAGGTGGTCGATCAAAAGCTGCTGGCCGCCGAGGCTTTGAAGCGCAAGCTGGACAAGGACCCGGCCGCCCAACGCCGCCTGGCCGCCGCCCGCGAACGCATCCTGGGCGACATGCTGGTCGAGGGGGTTGTGGAGAAGGCGGTCAACGACAACGCCATCCGCGGCCTCTATCAGGAGCAGCTGAAGCTCTCGAAGCGATCCGAAGAGATCAAGGCGCGCCAGATCCTCGTCCCGACCCAGGCCGACGGCGAGGCGGTGCGCAAGTTGCTGGCCGCCGGCGCCTCGTTCGAGGCCCTGGCCATGGAACGCTCCACCGACGCGGCGACCCGCTTCAACGGCGGCGACCTCGGCTACTTCACCGTCGACGTCATGCCCGAGGCCTATGCCGCCGCGCTCAAGGACGCCGCCGTCGGCTCGCTGGTCGGCCCGTTCGCCACCGAGGGCGGCTTCGCCATCGTGAAGGTCGAGGACAAGCGCACCGAAGAGCCGATCACCATCGAGGCCGCCCGACCGCAGATTGTCCGCTTCCTGACCTATGATCAGGTCCGCGACCTGCTGGAGAAGCTGCGCGCCAAGGCCAAGGTCGAGACCCTGCTGCCTGGCCAGCCAGAGATTCCCGGCGCGCCGCGCGAACCAGCCTCCGCTCCCGCCGCCCAAACCTCCCCCGCTAAGGCGAACTGATGAGCCGCACGCCTTCGAAAACCCCGGCCAAGGCCGCCGCCAAGAAGAGCCCCGCCGCCAAGCCGTTGGAAAAGGTCGGCCAGGCGGTCGAGCAGGCGCTCGATCCTCTGACCTCGGCCCTCAAGCGGCCCTTTGCGGCCAAGGCTCAGGCGCAACAAGCCGCCGCGCCCGCCGGTGCGCCGGGCAAGCCGGGTCTGGCCGTGTCGCCCCTGGCCGTGCCGTTCCCCTCGATTCCGCCGATCACCGGCGTCGAGATCGCCACCGGCCACGCGGGCTTCTACAAGCACGTCCGCGAGGATGTCCTGCTTATGCGCTTCGCCGAGGGGACCTCCGCCGCCGGGGTGTTCACCCGCCACGGCGTGGGCTCGGCCCCGGTCGACTGGTGCAAGAAGCATCTGGAAATGAGCAAGGGCGAGAACGTCCGCGCTCTGGTGGTCAACGCCGGCTGCGCCAACAGTTTCACCGGTCGCCCTGGCGCCGACGCGGCCCGCCGGGTCGCCACCGCCGTGGCCAAGCGCTTCGACTGCCGCCAGCGCGATGTGATGATGGCATCCACCGGCGTCATCGGCGTGATCCTGGACGACGCCAAGATCACCGCCCGCCTGCCCGAGATCGAGCCGCGCCTGACCGCCGACGCCTGGAGCGCGGCCGCCAACGCCATCATGACCACCGATACCTTCCCCAAGGGAGCGTACGCGGTGGCCGAGATCGATGGGGTGAAGGTCAAGATCGCCGGCATCGCCAAGGGCTCGGGCATGATCGCGCCCGACATGGCCACCATGCTGGCCTTCGTGGCGACGGACGCGGCCATCGCGCCGGCCGCCCTGCAGACACTGGTCAGCCTCTATACCCGCACCACCTTCAACGCTGTCACGGTGGACGGCGACCGGTCCACCAACGACACCCTGCTGCTGTTCGCCACCGGCCAGTCCGGCGCGCCCCGGATCAGCCGCGCCGGCGACCGGCGCCTGGCGGATTTCCGCGAAAA is a window of Caulobacter sp. NIBR2454 DNA encoding:
- a CDS encoding NADH:flavin oxidoreductase/NADH oxidase, producing MTTPALFTPLTLRGVTLKNRIAVSPMCQYSATDGVPNDWHFVHLGRFAIGGAGLVMVEATAVEAEGRITHGDLGLWNDEQQGRLARIAAFLKSQGAVPAIQIGHAGRKASTHRPFEGGHPITTENARPGESAWQTVAPSAIPFADGYHTPRALTVEEIHGLTAKFVDSAKRALAAGFEVLEIHGAHGYLLTEFLSPISNHRSDQYGGDFQGRTRFLLETVEAVRAVWPDDKPLFVRLSTVDGTPGGWSLEDSVVLAGELKARGVDVIDSSSGGLTPSMETANRPAPLYQTPYAEAVRRDAGIATMAVGLITQPQEAEAIIADGQADIVALGRAMLENPNWAQDAKAALDPEHIGDDAWPLATGYAVKSLKGFKAKRGLA
- a CDS encoding acetyl-CoA carboxylase carboxyltransferase subunit alpha, which encodes MAAHYLEFERPIAELESKIEELSRLSETAGPGAFDAEIEALRTRAGKLRAEAYAGLNAWQKTQVARHPQRPHFVDYVGALIDEFVELRGDRKFADDQAIVGGLGRFRGVPVVVMGHEKGHDTTTRLKHNFGMARPEGYRKAVRLMDMAERFNLPVISFVDTAGAYPGIGAEERGQSEAIARSTERCLTLGTPMIATIVGEGGSGGAIAIAGANRVLILEHSIYSVISPEGAASILWRDGARAKDAAEQMKITAQDLIKLGIVDRIVDEPAGGAHSDPAAAIKAVGDAVEEELNALSALSPDELRKQRADRFYAIGRKGLA
- a CDS encoding TetR/AcrR family transcriptional regulator translates to MPRVLSTAEISDFRERLCAVAERLFAERGAEGVTLRQVAAELGVSAMTPYRYFKDKDEILAAVRTSAFERFASAMEAAYAGTTGDARVKSQAVAAAYMQFATESPQAYRLMVDIAQLNEADYPELVAAVERSRATMTAYVQGLVDEGVVAGDPYQIGLAFWAAMHGVMSLRLAGKLPQEDEAAVRGLIFHALGKGLKPS
- the secA gene encoding preprotein translocase subunit SecA; this translates as MLGFAKKLFGSSNERKVKGYQARVAKINALEPQFEALSDAELAGKTAEFRARHEKGESLDALLPEAFAAVREAAKRAIGLRHFDVQMVGGMVLHGGGIAEMRTGEGKTLVGTLPVYLNALSGKGVHVITVNDYLASRDSDWMGRVYKFLGLSVGVIVNGLSQGQRQAAYRCDITYGTNNEFGFDYLRDNLVYDVREMVQRGHNFAIVDEVDSILIDEARTPLIISGPTEDRSELYKIIDALVKELIKDTTTFDHDEKQRQVILTEEGQERIEEMLTEGGHLAEDTAGLYDAANVSLVHHVNQALRANVLYTRDKDYIVKGGEVVLIDEFTGRMMSGRRLSEGLHQAIEAKEGADIQPENQTLASVTIQNYFRLYSKLSGMTGTAATEAQEFGDIYKMDVSEIPTNRPIKRIDFDDEVYRTEAEKNAAILKQVEDCYVRGQPILVGTASIEKSELLSELMNKHSFEVDGKTTKGIPHNVLNARYHEQEALIVADAGVPGAVTIATNMAGRGTDIQLGGNVDMKLAAWREEQAGLGIEVSAEREKERRAEIETEIKDLKIKALEAGGLYVLGTERHESRRIDNQLRGRTGRQGDPGTSKFFLSCEDDLLRIFAGDRLDAIMRTFGVQEGEAITHPWLNRAIATAQKKVEQRNYEIRKNLLKYDDVVNDQRKAVFEQRQEFMEASDLSEIVAEMREDVIDDLIARHLPPKAYAEQWDIDGLEERVDHIFGMKLPLKDWAAEEGIANEEIRERLAAAVNARAAERETLLSPEQTRQIEKNFLLQMVDLQWREHLMHLDHLRNVIGLRGYAQRDPLNEYKTEAFSLFEKLLIDLRTNTTRWLMTVEIQMADPTPEPTPSGLIEVHMDPNTGENERAAAMFGGAPGDSQAREALPVSALPEGWDRTSRNAPCPCGSNKKFKHCHGALV
- a CDS encoding S9 family peptidase, translating into MRHIVPVALAAILSAGSAQAQVLTPERVFADPDLNGPKALGVALSPDGKRVTYRKAKVEDQKVTDLWAVDVKGGEPYRLVDARALSPEGKTLSEAEVARRERMRIAQTGVVEYHWDEQGRFILVPVDGDLFLAEAAGGQVRRLTQTGGDEVDGKVSPKGTYVSFVREQNLYVMPLAGGAERALTTDGKDTVAWATAEFIAQEEMDRDTGYWWSPDETKIALTRVDESGVDVVPRLDIGASGATSVAQRYPRAGRPNAVVEVYVHDLASGEKVKVDLGADTDIYVARVNWSKDGKTLYVQRQTRDQQRLDLLAVDPATGAARVILTETSPHWVELTDDFKPLKDGSFLWSSEKSGFRHLYLHAADGRLIRQVTKGEWPMDALEGVDEAKGLALFSASIDTPLERRLYSISYKSPAAPKALTPAGGWWTVDVADKGGAFTGTYSDPATPPRTALYDATGKRVRWIEENRLDASHPYAPYVASHRAPTFGTIKAADGQDLYYGLTTPPNFDPSKKYPVVVLVYGGPTSQTVARKWYEPRERLFLDAGYVVFRLDNRGSVNRSVAFKTALDRKLGTVEVADQVAGANFLKTLPYVDPARIGVVGWSYGGYMSLMLLTEPNSGFTAGISGAPPTDWSLYDTHYTERFMGTPQGNVAGYKASEVGPRLKNLSGDLLLVHGMSDDNVIFENATRVMAQMQAAAQPFETMLYPGERHSVVRSPSKGLHVWKTYLDFLGRKLKPGT
- a CDS encoding peptidylprolyl isomerase, yielding MTLAARRPAFLIVALLAACLTLAACGRTPGTEKPPEPGDEIVARVDSRPVWTSDVKREAVAQGLIGEGDPLDPSSDLFRRVLDEVVDQKLLAAEALKRKLDKDPAAQRRLAAARERILGDMLVEGVVEKAVNDNAIRGLYQEQLKLSKRSEEIKARQILVPTQADGEAVRKLLAAGASFEALAMERSTDAATRFNGGDLGYFTVDVMPEAYAAALKDAAVGSLVGPFATEGGFAIVKVEDKRTEEPITIEAARPQIVRFLTYDQVRDLLEKLRAKAKVETLLPGQPEIPGAPREPASAPAAQTSPAKAN
- the argJ gene encoding bifunctional glutamate N-acetyltransferase/amino-acid acetyltransferase ArgJ; this encodes MSRTPSKTPAKAAAKKSPAAKPLEKVGQAVEQALDPLTSALKRPFAAKAQAQQAAAPAGAPGKPGLAVSPLAVPFPSIPPITGVEIATGHAGFYKHVREDVLLMRFAEGTSAAGVFTRHGVGSAPVDWCKKHLEMSKGENVRALVVNAGCANSFTGRPGADAARRVATAVAKRFDCRQRDVMMASTGVIGVILDDAKITARLPEIEPRLTADAWSAAANAIMTTDTFPKGAYAVAEIDGVKVKIAGIAKGSGMIAPDMATMLAFVATDAAIAPAALQTLVSLYTRTTFNAVTVDGDRSTNDTLLLFATGQSGAPRISRAGDRRLADFREKLEAVLLDLALQLVKDGEGATKFVRITVNGAESPASARKIARTIAESPLVKTAIAGEDANWGRIVMAVGRADEPINRDRIAVRFGPLTAAHDGLVAPDYNEAKMSAYMKNQELEISVDVGVGRGSSTVWTCDLTKQYVAINGDYRS